GCAAAGGGCCCTCGGAACTTCGTAGTCTTGTTTTCTTGGAGCCGCTTTATTTTGAACACTTTAAGCCACTGAAATAGTTCTCGCAGTGGGAAGTGAAGTTCAGGTCCAATTTGTCGTTCGCAAGATTCCACTTACTCCTGGAGGAATGTGCTGACATGAGGCGAGAAGTGCTGCGGCTAGTAACTTCGTTAGGAGCTCATTCCAGGACTCTAATAATAAATCATACCACCCGAGTTTTGTTTCCGTCACCATCAATTTCATCTCGTTCGATCCACATTAAGTAGGTCCATTTATTGGCCGAACGTGTCGACGTTCGATTTCGTTTGCGGCTCCCGAAGATAATCCGATTGCGAGATTACACGGCGATTCGGGTCGATGGAGCATGATCCCGTCGACGGGAAAGGGAGAAACGGCAAGACCGCGTATAGAAATGGAATAATAACGCGTTGTGTATGACAGATGCGACAGGAGCATTCGCGATAATCCGCCACACGCGTGCCCCCTCGATGGCGCGCACCGAAAACGGATGATCGCGTGACCACGCGAAATCCTAATTAATCCTTCAGCgtgttttcttttattttatattagttTTATTCAAAGTCTGGTTTTCGATGTAAAGACAGAAAGGGTTCAAGTTTGCCGTGTTGGTTTAGACTGATTACTCTGTTTAGATTGATTCCGATATCATTTTTTATCCCTTGATCGAGAGTCGAAGATTGAACGGTTCTGATCCCTTGGCACGATCGTGTCTCCTGCGCACGCAACCATAAACCCCGAAGGCTTCCGCGCGCTCATGCTCATCCTGTGCAGAACACACATCACGAAACTGAGTCAATTTACATAACGATAATTGAGATGTATACATGAAAGCGCGGTCCCGGATCGCGCGGTATACCATCTGTAAACGGGCTTCGAATTTCCAAAAGCGTCTGCCGTACACCCTCTAGCTGTGTACCCACTGATTGCTGGTGGACACTTCTTGGTCGAAGCAAATTCATTTTCGACATGTGTAATATCAGAACCGATGTTCCGCAACTTCCCTATGCATGTTGCGCAGCGGAAAGAATCAGATACATCGTACAAAGATGAATTGAAAAATGTTCTTCCTTTCCTGCGATCCTTCGTTTCCTTTCAGAGATACAATCAATTTGTTATTACTATTCTCACGTTGCAACGCTGATGCGAACTTGGAGATTGGATCAGTGTGTCCATCTAGTTCCAGCATTTATTATTCGTCAgcgtaggatctgatccaggctaaagctGATACAGGTTCTGATCTACActgaagatgatgtaggttctgatcCGAGCTAAATTTTATCGAAAGTCTGTGGATTTATAACGAAATCCCACAGAATGTTGACTAACTTTACGTATCTAATTCAATCTATTTAAACTCTAACTGAAATCTAACTTAATCATCAGTTCATTCCAACTACTGTAATATCGATCTCCTTCGACAGACGTCTTCTTCCTCGAGCTTGAATTATTGATACCATTATCGAAATAGAACGGAACTATAACAGAAATCCATAGAATTTTAACCAACTTTGTATAACTAATTGAATCTAATTTAAATCTAGCTTAAATTTAACTCCAATCTAAGTACTTCGATATTGATTTCCGTCGATGGACGTCTTCTTTCCGTCTGTGCTTAAACTATTGATGTCGGTATTCGAAGTCGACTATTTCATGATCAACTAATGCCTGATAGTAAATTTTCTCGGTCTTGTACctgtttaaaattacaaaaactaATTAATATTCTTCAGCAAACCCTGATAGCCGTGCACGACAGGTAAGCATTCTTGGTTGCATAGCATCAGGGGTCAGTTTAGTTGCTGCTTCAGCCACTAGATGTTTATAGCGTTGCTGCGTCACTCATTGTGATTGTGCATTGTGCATTGTGCATCGTGCATCGTTTCGTGCAGGAAGTGAAGCTGTGAGAGCTCCAGAGGGTAAGTTTTACATAACTGCATAATTACAGTAATGACAAAACCATACATTTCCTTTGTACGTACATCTTCTACCTGTATCTTCGTCGTGCCAACTATTCCATACATTTTAAGCTGCAATATGTATAGTCCAACATGTCTGAACAAATCGTATGACTTTCAGATTAATTGTTAAGTGGGCAACAATTCCTAATGACGTCGATGGACAGCTCGTTGCCATGTCTCCTCACCGGATTCATATTCTACGGGTTCGGCTTGAAGTGGTGCTATGATTACGCCAAGTACTGGGTTTCCCTGCGACCCAGGGACGATTCCAACACGAAGGGGTTAAAGCTGCTAGAGAAATGTGATAGATTATTGCACAACCATCCCATAGAGGGAAGCTTGAAGCTGATAGCAACCGCTATTGGCCTAGCTGGCACAATCACAGGAGAAATGCCACAAGTCGGGACTGTGTCCCCGAAAGTTGTGCTGGCTACGATCTATCTGTTCTTCGCGTTCTCTGGTCTAGTCGATGTTCTGAATTTCTACTTTCCACATAATGTGAGCGAGGGATTGGTCAAAATGGCGCTGGCTCAGAGCTTCTTCATAGAAGGATTCTTCTTCCTCTGGGGCAGTTTGGGTAGCAATGCTATAGTCAATTTAATATTAGCGTTCATAGTGTGGACAACATCTGTAGCCATTATTTTGGAGCTCGTGTGGCCCGAATTGAAGCTACTGAGAGCCTGTACCACGTTGATTCATGGTAGCTGGATAGCACACATGATACGtgtctatcctgcgatttcaatGCTGCCCGAAGGTGTTGCTCTGGTATTCTCATGGCACGTTGCTGCTGCATCGGCAGTGACATTGTCCGTAGTAGTGGTGACAAGAAGTTGCGCACCGAGACTGATAATGGACGGACCACCAGAGATACCGATTTATGATTATTGTCAGGAACCTGACCAGAGAATGTGAACATCTCCGTTCGAAAGTATCAAATGCAATAGGCTTCGCACGAAATATAACGTTTACCCCATAACGCGCGAAGCCAACGACCTTAGAGAAACATTTTTACCGGTAGTGTAGAGGCAAATAATCAAAATGCACAAACCAAATTGAACTTTTACACCGTCAGTATTTTTTgacttaatatttataacaatattttttcgttttctaCTACAACGAACGACTATTTTATACGGCCCGAATATTATATGGATACCATAGCAATAAGCGATTTTATAACGCCCCGATATTGTAGGTGGAATACTCATTAGGACTTAAGAGGTGCCTTACGATATTATTGCTCACTTATTTATTCATAGTAACCTCGTCTTTTGTAATAAGTTTTTCTACTTCGACACCCCGTAACTACGTGCCAAAATAGTTCTCATAATCATTGTACATACGTCATTTTAATAAACGCATTAACAACCCGTACATAATCGTTTTCCTGCAGAACTTATATTGTTAATGAGTTGCGATACTTTTCGTGCATATTCATTATTAGAATTAGGACTAAACCCAGTAttcttattaattaaatataaaatgaattacCTGATCCACAAGTACTCGTACCAGCCAATTCAAATGATCGACTTGAAGCGCACTCTGGCGATCAACGCGCGAATTATGCCAAGGCCAAACCGCGGCGATTTCAAACCTATACTTCCTATATTCCTTTGATACTTATAAATTATATGCGAAGAATTATTTGTTTTTTATCAGAGGTTATACACTTTCAAAAGCGAGGCCAACGTATGTCGACAAGTATTCCACGATAATACAGTAGCAGAAACTGTTAGGAAAATTTACGAAAACGCTGTCGTGACTTATCATTCATTTTATGAATCAGTGAATTAATtaacataaataaataggaaacactTCCCGTTTCTTTTGCTAGAAGAGAATTGACATTAGAACCAGACTGTGAATTTAGTATCAATAATCGTCTGTATTAATTTCCAGATCTTTAAATGTCTTCACTGTTTTGCAATTCTCAGTCTACTAATGTCATTAATTAGtagacggatctttatgcaaaataatcatttcttacctgaattgcagcaACCTGAGGTGAAATAGAAACTTATTTTCTTCCGtatttagtaggttgaaaataatataatagtatgttcAAATTTTCCTAATGTTGTTGCTATTTTAAATGACTCTTacttatttttctcataaacgcataaaatccgtagtttaTTAATTGGACTCGATGAACCGAGAGCTGTTTTCTTCCCCATTTTCTTCGAGCaaatcgaccactgtgcgaccCACCATCGTCTAAGATTCCGAGCGCGTAATCACAGCGTCCCAGACGCTTATCgaacaatgcaacttttacAATGACAAAGTTGTGCAGTAATTATGCAACTGGCTGTTACGCAACCGTCTGCGAACAACTGGTGAGTCGGTTACGCACGCGACGCATCTTCCCGGGCGGAATTTTTTTCGTTTGCGCAAATCGCGTCTACCAATTTAATGTTAATAGAACGGTCTAGCCTTTGTGTACCGTGGGAAACGATAAGTCACCTCATAAATTCGTCACCGGGGAAAACAGTGACAGGGCTTTTCAACGAATGTCAGGAAAGTCAACGACGATCATTGTTGACGCCAGGACTCGTGGCGATTGTGAGAATCTCGCGTTACCAACTCTAAAAACGATAACCGTAGCTTCTATATATACGTGTACCAAATAAAACAGTGATAAGTAtagcaattttattaataaactcTGGTCAGCCGGCTTCTTTTTTTCTGATTGACGAAATCCTGATACAAACTGGCCTAGATACACAACACATGATGTTATCTTCCTGATTCTACATTTTAGAGGTCGCTGATATAATTGATCTTGTCATGCGAAGATACCATTCCATTTTTAATGGTCTTCACGATAATTCTGTTATGATTACAAAAGTTTAATTACTTTGCTGTATGGAATAGAAAAAGAATTGATCCCCAACGAGTGAAGAACAAAAGCAATCACAGTTAGGTGAAAAAC
The sequence above is drawn from the Lasioglossum baleicum chromosome 8, iyLasBale1, whole genome shotgun sequence genome and encodes:
- the LOC143211658 gene encoding transmembrane protein 45B, encoding MTSMDSSLPCLLTGFIFYGFGLKWCYDYAKYWVSLRPRDDSNTKGLKLLEKCDRLLHNHPIEGSLKLIATAIGLAGTITGEMPQVGTVSPKVVLATIYLFFAFSGLVDVLNFYFPHNVSEGLVKMALAQSFFIEGFFFLWGSLGSNAIVNLILAFIVWTTSVAIILELVWPELKLLRACTTLIHGSWIAHMIRVYPAISMLPEGVALVFSWHVAAASAVTLSVVVVTRSCAPRLIMDGPPEIPIYDYCQEPDQRM